In Fundidesulfovibrio magnetotacticus, a single window of DNA contains:
- a CDS encoding PAS domain-containing sensor histidine kinase, which yields MTHPLQTFPLHQGLDPLYGSLPMAVLVAGADQGVLYANSEFFTLTECRPSDLALMNFQDVLSVFCLGVCEDLGQLLGRPGFWHDMDKPIAMADGSLAWTRVRVDPLVVEGRACHRLLVDNVTRYKVAIEGLLNRKNLYQSIVETRPDLICCFLPDWSLTYANQAAARHFGLDRQEAVGADFLELIEPDARERFSRAVVSITSDNPIAELEYQSAQPPQDGPPRFLRWIIQGFFYKTGHIKDYQATGLDVTGQKVTESQFMHADRLVSLGTLVSEVAHEISNPNNFIMLNAPLVLDLWHGVVPALERQALQDRTPGGPPLEALTRDMPQLLQGIIEGSERIRDFVRQLKDYARKDIEGGYEILSVNDVVQSAVLLMSKTIGMHTSRLAVRYGSGLPLVRGRRQRLEQIVVNLVQNACHALTGPHQGIEIETLRQDDTGDVLIEVRDEGVGIRPEDLPMVTEPFFSTKRDQGGTGLGLSISLSIAREHGGRLEIASQPGKGATARVALPPAAGES from the coding sequence ATGACGCACCCCCTGCAGACCTTCCCGCTCCATCAAGGCCTGGACCCGCTCTACGGCTCGCTGCCCATGGCCGTGCTCGTGGCCGGGGCGGACCAGGGCGTGCTCTACGCCAACAGCGAGTTCTTCACCCTCACGGAATGCCGTCCCTCGGATCTGGCGCTCATGAATTTCCAGGACGTGCTCTCGGTGTTCTGCCTGGGCGTCTGCGAGGACCTGGGCCAGCTCCTGGGCCGCCCGGGCTTCTGGCACGACATGGACAAACCCATCGCCATGGCCGACGGCAGCCTGGCCTGGACGCGCGTGCGGGTGGACCCCCTGGTGGTCGAAGGGAGGGCCTGCCACCGCCTGCTGGTGGACAACGTGACCCGCTACAAGGTGGCCATCGAGGGGCTGCTCAACCGGAAAAACCTCTACCAGTCCATCGTGGAGACCCGGCCGGACCTCATCTGCTGCTTCCTGCCCGACTGGAGCCTCACCTACGCCAACCAGGCCGCCGCGCGACACTTCGGCCTGGACCGGCAGGAGGCCGTGGGCGCGGACTTCCTGGAGCTCATCGAGCCCGACGCCCGCGAACGCTTCAGCCGCGCCGTGGTCTCCATCACCAGCGACAACCCCATCGCCGAACTGGAGTACCAGTCGGCCCAGCCTCCCCAGGACGGACCGCCCCGCTTCCTGCGCTGGATCATCCAGGGTTTCTTCTACAAGACCGGCCACATCAAGGATTACCAGGCCACCGGCCTGGACGTGACGGGGCAGAAGGTCACGGAGTCGCAGTTCATGCACGCCGACCGCCTGGTCTCCCTGGGCACCCTGGTCTCCGAGGTGGCCCACGAGATCAGCAACCCCAACAACTTCATCATGCTCAACGCCCCCCTCGTGCTGGACCTCTGGCACGGCGTGGTCCCGGCCCTGGAGCGCCAGGCCCTCCAGGACCGGACGCCCGGCGGGCCGCCCCTGGAGGCTCTGACCCGGGACATGCCCCAGCTCCTCCAGGGCATCATCGAAGGCTCCGAGCGCATCCGGGACTTCGTGCGCCAGCTCAAGGACTACGCCCGCAAGGACATCGAGGGCGGCTACGAGATCCTCTCGGTCAACGACGTGGTGCAGTCGGCCGTGCTGCTCATGAGCAAGACCATCGGCATGCACACCAGCCGCCTGGCCGTGCGCTACGGCTCGGGCCTGCCCCTGGTGCGCGGGCGCAGGCAGCGCCTGGAGCAGATCGTGGTGAACCTCGTGCAGAACGCCTGCCACGCCCTCACCGGCCCGCACCAGGGCATCGAGATCGAGACCCTGCGCCAGGACGACACAGGCGACGTGCTCATCGAAGTGCGCGACGAGGGCGTGGGCATCCGCCCCGAGGACCTGCCCATGGTCACCGAGCCCTTCTTCTCCACCAAGCGCGACCAGGGCGGCACGGGCCTGGGCCTCTCCATCTCGCTCTCCATCGCCCGCGAGCACGGCGGACGCCTGGAGATCGCCTCGCAACCGGGCAAGGGCGCCACGGCCAGGGTGGCCCTGCCCCCCGCCGCCGGGGAGAGCTGA
- a CDS encoding sigma-54-dependent transcriptional regulator, whose protein sequence is MSALPVPPLPILLVDDEEQALRSYDLNLRYSGLTNTIRCADPREVRSILARQEVSLVMLDLGMPQMKGEDVLEFIKKDYPHIPVIIVTGYDEVETAVRCMRAGSVNYLVKPVDRAHLLSAVRHALDSGQEARGRAPRQAESAPGAPGGEDSPLARIVTRNARMKELLAYLEAVAGSDEPVLVTGETGVGKEMVARVSHAASGRTGKFVGVNVAGLDDAMFSDTLFGHKKGAFTGASVGRRGLIEEAAGGTLFLDEIGDLEKASQLKLLRLLQEREYYQLGSDTLKAMEARVVVATNQPLERLIDEGRFRGDLFFRLRTHRVSVPPLRERLDDLEPLCAHFLAKAAQRLGKPAPAAPDGLTELLRAHPFPGNVRELEAMVFNAVALCEGELVSLEPFRAWVRQARPLAGQGIFPGVIGQEPAGTPSVTTANAEPFAVGGDEPVPTLKQAEERLIRDALERAGGSQSRAARMLGITRQALNRRLLLQKRKSQLS, encoded by the coding sequence ATGAGCGCCCTGCCCGTCCCGCCGCTGCCCATCCTTCTCGTGGACGACGAGGAGCAGGCCCTGCGCAGCTACGACCTCAACCTGCGCTATTCCGGGCTCACCAACACCATCCGCTGCGCCGACCCCCGCGAAGTGCGCTCCATCCTGGCCCGCCAGGAGGTCTCCCTGGTGATGCTCGACCTGGGCATGCCCCAGATGAAGGGCGAGGACGTGCTGGAGTTCATCAAGAAGGACTACCCGCACATTCCGGTGATCATCGTCACGGGCTACGACGAGGTGGAAACGGCCGTGCGCTGCATGCGCGCCGGCTCCGTGAACTATCTGGTGAAGCCCGTGGACCGCGCCCACCTGCTCTCGGCGGTGCGCCACGCCCTGGACTCCGGGCAGGAGGCCAGGGGCCGCGCCCCGCGCCAGGCCGAGAGCGCCCCCGGAGCCCCCGGCGGCGAGGACAGCCCCCTTGCGCGCATCGTCACGCGAAACGCCCGCATGAAGGAACTTCTGGCCTACCTGGAGGCCGTGGCCGGGTCCGACGAGCCGGTGCTGGTGACGGGCGAGACGGGCGTGGGCAAGGAGATGGTGGCCCGGGTGAGCCATGCGGCCAGCGGCCGCACGGGCAAGTTCGTGGGCGTGAACGTGGCCGGACTCGACGACGCCATGTTTTCCGACACCCTCTTCGGCCACAAGAAGGGGGCCTTCACCGGGGCCAGCGTGGGCCGCCGGGGCCTCATCGAGGAGGCGGCGGGAGGCACGCTCTTCCTGGACGAGATCGGCGACCTGGAGAAGGCCTCGCAACTCAAGCTCCTGCGACTGCTCCAGGAGCGCGAATACTACCAGCTGGGCTCGGACACGCTCAAGGCCATGGAGGCCAGGGTGGTGGTGGCCACCAACCAGCCGCTGGAGCGGCTCATCGACGAAGGCCGCTTCCGGGGCGACCTGTTCTTCCGCCTGCGCACCCACAGGGTGAGCGTGCCGCCCCTGCGCGAACGCCTGGACGACCTGGAGCCCCTGTGCGCCCATTTCCTCGCCAAAGCCGCCCAGCGCCTGGGCAAGCCCGCTCCCGCCGCGCCGGACGGGCTTACGGAGCTCCTGCGCGCCCACCCCTTCCCGGGCAACGTGCGCGAACTGGAGGCCATGGTCTTCAACGCCGTGGCCCTGTGCGAGGGCGAACTGGTCTCGCTGGAGCCCTTCAGGGCCTGGGTGAGGCAGGCCAGGCCCCTGGCCGGACAGGGGATTTTCCCAGGAGTCATCGGACAGGAGCCCGCCGGAACGCCGAGCGTCACGACGGCAAACGCCGAGCCGTTCGCCGTTGGCGGCGACGAGCCCGTGCCCACCCTCAAGCAGGCCGAGGAGCGCCTGATCCGCGACGCCCTGGAACGCGCGGGCGGCAGCCAGAGCCGCGCCGCCCGGATGCTCGGCATCACGCGCCAGGCCCTCAACCGCCGCCTGCTCCTCCAGAAGCGCAAGAGCCAGCTGTCCTAG
- a CDS encoding TatD family hydrolase, which yields MAKQKEKPAPESLGLPCVGVETHAHLDYKRLDPEALPGLLERARSAGVARLGNVFLGVEAYCANAPILSAYPEVFFLLGVHPNDAGEADIRHVADMGDLFAGEPRLRAVGEIGLDFYWKDTPPDVQERFFREQLAMARELGRPVAVHSRDASAETLRVLDDSGIAGEQVLWHCFGGGPDLAVELIQRGYTVSIPGPVTYSKNEDLRRAVSILELDRLVIESDAPFLTPEPYRGRPNEPAYNVFTAQTVARIKGLETADLWRRTGDNARRFFGLD from the coding sequence GTGGCAAAGCAGAAAGAGAAACCCGCGCCCGAATCCCTGGGCCTGCCGTGCGTCGGCGTGGAGACCCACGCCCACCTGGACTACAAACGCCTGGACCCCGAGGCCCTGCCGGGCCTGCTGGAGCGCGCCCGGAGCGCGGGCGTCGCCCGCCTGGGTAACGTGTTTCTGGGCGTTGAGGCCTACTGCGCCAACGCCCCGATCCTGAGCGCCTATCCTGAGGTGTTTTTCCTGCTGGGTGTGCACCCCAACGATGCGGGCGAGGCCGACATCCGCCACGTGGCCGACATGGGGGACCTCTTTGCCGGAGAGCCCCGCCTGCGAGCCGTGGGCGAGATCGGCCTGGACTTCTACTGGAAGGACACCCCGCCGGATGTCCAGGAGCGCTTCTTCCGCGAACAACTGGCCATGGCCCGGGAGCTGGGCCGCCCCGTGGCCGTGCACAGCCGCGACGCCTCGGCCGAGACCCTGCGCGTGCTCGACGATTCCGGCATCGCGGGCGAGCAGGTGCTCTGGCACTGCTTCGGCGGCGGGCCCGACCTGGCCGTGGAGCTGATCCAACGGGGCTACACCGTCTCCATCCCCGGCCCCGTGACCTACTCCAAGAACGAGGACCTGCGCCGGGCCGTGTCCATCCTGGAGTTGGACCGGCTGGTCATCGAGTCCGACGCGCCGTTCCTGACGCCCGAACCCTATCGGGGACGGCCCAACGAACCGGCCTACAACGTCTTCACGGCCCAGACCGTGGCCCGCATCAAAGGGCTGGAGACCGCCGACCTCTGGCGGCGGACCGGGGACAACGCCCGGCGCTTCTTCGGGCTTGACTGA